One region of Pedosphaera parvula Ellin514 genomic DNA includes:
- a CDS encoding cupin domain-containing protein: MFPYVALSKDKKWMPGPYSGVELMVLHKNEQTGGVTVLRKFAAGTTVPAHVHPQANETAFILSGEWEESGVVYSQGTCFFAPKGEQHGPHIALTEVISLTAFDGPLTVV; encoded by the coding sequence ATGTTTCCATATGTCGCGTTAAGCAAAGATAAGAAGTGGATGCCTGGCCCATACTCCGGTGTCGAATTGATGGTGCTCCACAAGAACGAGCAAACCGGCGGTGTCACGGTACTCCGCAAGTTTGCCGCGGGAACAACGGTTCCCGCGCACGTTCATCCGCAGGCGAATGAAACCGCTTTTATTCTATCGGGTGAATGGGAGGAATCAGGAGTTGTTTACAGTCAGGGGACCTGTTTTTTCGCGCCGAAGGGTGAACAACACGGGCCGCACATCGCCCTGACCGAAGTCATCAGCCTGACTGCCTTTGATGGTCCGTTGACGGTGGTTTAA
- a CDS encoding pyridoxine 5'-phosphate synthase encodes MLKLGVNIDHVATLREARYRGTGQGEPDPISAALISESAGAHGITAHLREDRRHIQDRDVWNLRKAIKTRLNLEMANAPEIVEIALKLKPEIVCLVPEKRQEVTTEGGLDVVGNLQSLTETRKRMTDAGIEVSLFIAAEPAQVQAASRVGAQFIELHTGAFAEHFNQKVERNLELARLITAAKQAHALGIQVNAGHGLNYENLPLLHTVPHLVELNIGHSVISRAITVGLETAVKQMLKLMEGYRP; translated from the coding sequence ATGCTTAAACTGGGCGTAAATATTGATCATGTGGCCACGTTGCGCGAAGCCCGCTACCGGGGGACGGGGCAAGGTGAGCCGGATCCCATTTCGGCCGCGCTGATTTCTGAATCAGCAGGAGCTCACGGAATTACCGCCCATCTGCGCGAGGATCGCCGCCATATTCAGGATCGCGATGTTTGGAACCTTCGCAAGGCCATCAAGACACGGCTCAATCTGGAAATGGCGAATGCTCCAGAGATAGTGGAGATCGCGCTTAAATTGAAACCCGAAATTGTTTGTCTGGTGCCCGAAAAGCGTCAGGAGGTAACCACTGAGGGTGGGTTGGACGTGGTTGGAAACCTGCAGTCGCTCACTGAAACCCGCAAGCGAATGACCGATGCCGGCATTGAGGTAAGCCTGTTTATTGCCGCCGAACCGGCTCAGGTCCAGGCAGCCTCAAGGGTTGGAGCTCAATTTATTGAACTGCACACGGGCGCATTCGCGGAACATTTTAATCAAAAGGTCGAGCGAAACCTGGAACTTGCACGCCTTATCACCGCCGCAAAGCAGGCGCACGCACTGGGAATTCAAGTCAACGCCGGGCATGGTTTGAATTACGAGAACCTGCCGTTGCTCCACACCGTGCCGCATCTCGTGGAACTCAACATTGGGCACAGCGTCATCAGTCGCGCCATTACTGTGGGATTGGAGACGGCCGTCAAACAAATGCTGAAGTTGATGGAAGGTTATCGACCTTAA
- a CDS encoding VanZ family protein, with product MRKAWTFIYYWAPVLIWMVTIFTASGDRQSFQHSSRIIAPLLHWLLPHLSEHTVYNVVLVFRKCAHLTEYAILAFLVWRATRKLVWRDKRPWQWSEAGVALWVAALYASTDEFHQTFVPSREGCLRDVLIDSSGALIGLLALYALGRWLKFW from the coding sequence GTGCGCAAAGCATGGACATTCATATATTATTGGGCACCAGTCCTCATCTGGATGGTGACTATTTTCACTGCCTCGGGCGATAGGCAATCCTTCCAGCATTCGTCCCGGATTATTGCCCCGCTGCTTCACTGGCTGCTGCCCCATCTCTCTGAACATACAGTCTACAACGTGGTCCTCGTGTTTCGCAAATGCGCTCACCTTACCGAATATGCCATCCTCGCGTTCCTCGTCTGGCGCGCAACTAGAAAACTGGTTTGGCGTGACAAGCGTCCCTGGCAGTGGTCGGAGGCCGGCGTGGCCCTCTGGGTGGCTGCCCTTTATGCTTCCACGGATGAATTTCACCAGACTTTCGTTCCTTCACGTGAGGGTTGCCTGCGGGATGTGTTAATCGATAGTTCCGGGGCACTGATCGGCTTGCTGGCACTCTACGCTCTCGGGCGCTGGCTTAAATTCTGGTGA